A part of Ictalurus furcatus strain D&B chromosome 8, Billie_1.0, whole genome shotgun sequence genomic DNA contains:
- the mtnr1al gene encoding melatonin receptor type 1A-like codes for MCQLRRGLRRVLQSGCSQHDVRMVEETSAPLRNASSSRGNHESLSFPWTLTLLASVLITTIAVDVLGNLLVILSVVRNRKLRKTGNAFVVSLAVADLVVAIYPYPMVLTAIFNNGWIAGNMHCQISGFLMGLSVIGSIFNITGIAINRYCYICHSLNYDKIFSKMNTVCYVVIVWVFTILAIMPNWFMESLQYDARVYSCTFSQSVSSLYTIIVVVVHFILPISIVTYCYLRIWIFVIQVRKRAKPDNQLKIKPHDFRNFLTMFVVFVLFAVCWAPLNFIGLAVAIQPSLGQAIPVWLFTASYFMAYFNSCLNAVIYGVLNNNFRKEYKRIVLCLFNFHC; via the exons ATGTGCCAGCTGCGCAGAGGGCTGAGGCGCGTGCTGCAGTCCGGCTGCTCGCAGCATGATGTGAGGATGGTGGAGGAGACTTCCGCACCTCTCAGGAACGCTTCGTCCTCCCGCGGAAACCACGAGAGTCTATCCTTCCCCTGGACGCTCACTCTACTGGCCAGCGTGCTCATCACCACTATAGCAGTAGACGTGCTGGGCAACCTGTTGGTCATCTTGTCGGTTGTAAGAAACAGGAAACTCAGGAAAACAG GAAATGCCTTTGTGGTGAGTTTGGCTGTGGCAGATCTTGTAGTTGCCATCTACCCTTACCCAATGGTCTTAACTGCTATCTTCAACAATGGCTGGATTGCAGGAAACATGCACTGCCAAATCAGTGGCTTCCTGATGGGGCTCAGTGTCATCGGCTCCATCTTTAACATCACGGGCATCGCCATCAACCGCTACTGTTACATCTGCCACAGCCTTAACTATGACAAGATCTTCTCCAAAATGAACACTGTGTGCTACGTAGTGATTGTATGGGTCTTCACCATCCTGGCCATTATGCCTAATTGGTTCATGGAGTCTTTGCAGTACGACGCACGTGTCTATTCGTGCACATTTTCACAGTCAGTCAGCTCTCTCTACACCATCATAGTAGTGGTGGTGCACTTCATTCTACCTATCAGCATTGTCACCTACTGCTACCTGCGCATCTGGATCTTCGTCATCCAGGTGCGTAAACGCGCCAAGCCCGACAACCAGCTCAAGATCAAGCCACATGACTTTCGCAACTTTCTCACCATGTTTGTGgtgtttgtgctgtttgctgTGTGCTGGGCGCCACTGAACTTCATTGGCCTGGCAGTGGCCATCCAGCCCTCGCTGGGCCAGGCCATTCCTGTGTGGCTCTTCACAGCCAGCTACTTTATGGCTTATTTCAACAGCTGCTTGAACGCAGTTATCTATGGCGTACTCAACAACAATTTTCGAAAGGAGTACAAAAGAATTGTGCTCtgtctttttaattttcattgtTAA